Proteins encoded together in one Maricaulis maris window:
- a CDS encoding HAD hydrolase-like protein translates to MLDPRDVALFADAAIAFDLDGTLVDTAPDLLRALNAVIQPRGLEAVELHAVRAMVGRGARALLERAHAAQSRTLADPDDAVAEFIEIYRSDVAAHSRPFDGVEETLAWLKAQGSRLSVCTNKPSVLSDMLIGELGLSGYFDRIIGPERTTAKKPAADHLFDALGSGYGRAALVGDSEPDVASAAAAGLPSIVMSYGYSERPADSLGAGRVIHSFSDVPLALAGLWRGTT, encoded by the coding sequence ATGCTCGATCCCCGTGACGTTGCCCTGTTTGCCGATGCTGCGATCGCCTTCGACCTCGATGGCACGCTGGTCGACACGGCGCCGGACCTGCTGCGCGCGCTCAATGCGGTGATCCAGCCGCGCGGGCTCGAGGCCGTGGAGTTGCACGCTGTCAGGGCCATGGTCGGGCGCGGCGCGCGCGCCCTGCTCGAGCGTGCGCACGCCGCCCAGTCACGAACACTGGCCGACCCGGACGACGCGGTCGCGGAATTCATCGAAATCTACCGGTCCGACGTGGCCGCCCACAGCCGCCCCTTCGATGGCGTCGAGGAAACACTGGCCTGGCTCAAGGCGCAGGGAAGCCGGCTATCGGTCTGCACCAACAAGCCTTCTGTCCTCTCGGACATGCTGATCGGGGAATTGGGGCTGTCGGGCTATTTCGACCGCATTATCGGTCCGGAACGAACCACCGCGAAAAAACCGGCGGCGGACCATCTCTTCGATGCCCTGGGAAGCGGCTATGGCCGGGCCGCCCTAGTCGGGGATAGCGAGCCGGATGTCGCATCGGCCGCAGCCGCCGGACTACCGAGCATCGTGATGAGCTATGGCTACAGTGAAAGACCGGCCGACTCCTTGGGAGCCGGCCGGGTCATTCATTCATTCAGCGATGTTCCGCTGGCGCTCGCCGGGCTGTGGCGAGGCACGACCTGA
- a CDS encoding HU family DNA-binding protein: MNKSDLAKAVSEKTGLSRAQAGEAVDSAIEAIVGSVKANDSVQIAGFGTFYAKHREAREVRNPRTGETMMSKARTAAAFRPAAALKDI; the protein is encoded by the coding sequence ATGAACAAGTCTGATCTCGCCAAAGCCGTTTCCGAAAAGACCGGCCTGTCCCGCGCTCAAGCGGGCGAAGCAGTCGATTCCGCCATCGAAGCCATCGTCGGCTCGGTGAAGGCAAATGACAGCGTCCAGATCGCTGGCTTCGGCACCTTCTATGCCAAGCACCGCGAAGCACGCGAAGTGCGCAATCCGCGCACCGGCGAAACGATGATGTCCAAGGCTCGCACCGCGGCGGCTTTCCGTCCGGCTGCTGCCCTCAAGGACATCTAA
- a CDS encoding NADP-dependent oxidoreductase codes for MKSREVHLNAYLKGTPDPKYYDVVETEVPAPGAGEVLVRNLFISVDPYMRGRMSGIRTYIGPFELGKVMDGGAVGEVIESNFDGLKPGDHVSSMHGWREAYVAPGEGLTKIDTSILPPQAFLGIAGMPGLTAYVGIKRMINLQPGETLWMSGGAGAVGTSGIQFAKAMGATVIATAGGAEKCAFVKSLGADHVVDYKATDNLTAAIAEVAPNGVDGYFENVGGTHFTAALNSLRPKGRMAACGMIQRYNDTAPATLPDNLTQIVGKSLTIRGFIVSDHADMFGDFVKDLGAWMAAGKIKPAETIMEGIENAPAAFSGLFTGQNTGKMLVRI; via the coding sequence ATGAAATCACGTGAAGTCCATCTCAACGCCTATCTCAAGGGCACGCCGGACCCGAAATACTATGACGTCGTCGAGACCGAAGTCCCGGCCCCGGGCGCCGGCGAAGTCCTGGTCCGCAACCTCTTCATCTCGGTCGACCCCTATATGCGCGGCCGGATGAGCGGGATCCGCACCTATATCGGTCCGTTCGAACTCGGCAAGGTGATGGATGGCGGCGCTGTCGGCGAAGTCATCGAGAGCAATTTCGACGGTCTCAAGCCGGGTGACCATGTCAGCTCCATGCATGGCTGGCGTGAGGCCTATGTCGCCCCGGGCGAGGGCCTGACCAAGATCGACACCTCGATCCTGCCGCCGCAGGCCTTTCTCGGCATTGCCGGCATGCCGGGCCTGACCGCCTATGTGGGCATCAAGCGGATGATCAACCTCCAGCCCGGCGAGACGCTGTGGATGTCCGGCGGCGCCGGCGCGGTCGGCACGTCCGGCATCCAGTTCGCCAAGGCGATGGGCGCGACCGTTATCGCCACGGCTGGCGGCGCCGAGAAATGCGCCTTCGTGAAATCACTCGGTGCCGACCATGTCGTCGACTACAAGGCGACCGACAACCTCACCGCCGCGATCGCCGAAGTCGCCCCGAACGGGGTCGATGGCTATTTCGAGAATGTTGGCGGCACGCACTTCACAGCGGCGCTGAACTCGCTGCGCCCGAAAGGCCGCATGGCCGCCTGCGGCATGATCCAGCGTTACAACGACACCGCACCGGCAACCCTGCCCGACAATCTCACCCAGATCGTCGGCAAGTCGCTGACCATTCGCGGCTTCATCGTCTCGGACCATGCCGACATGTTCGGTGACTTCGTGAAGGATCTCGGCGCCTGGATGGCCGCCGGCAAGATCAAGCCGGCTGAAACGATCATGGAGGGGATCGAGAACGCGCCGGCCGCCTTCTCCGGCCTCTTCACCGGCCAGAATACCGGCAAGATGCTGGTCAGGATCTAG
- a CDS encoding NAD-dependent succinate-semialdehyde dehydrogenase, translating to MSVTDRLDDKSLFRTDSFIDGQWVSGEGGVEVLNPANNAVIATVGDVGEAGARKAVAAATRAFESWKKVSPFERARLLMNWYKLIHENAKDLATLITLEMGKVNKEAQGEVIYGASFIEWSAEEGKRVHGETLSTPFPGSRGWTIRQPIGVVGCITPWNFPNAMITRKCAPALAAGCTMVIKPAPETPLSALALAELARRAGIPDGVFNVVCGDAPAIGGVLTSSSDVRMVGFTGSTAVGKLLMKQAASTVKRVALELGGNAPFIVMDDADIEKAADGVIASKFRVSGQTCVSANRIIAQPAIADKLVAALEARISKLKAGDGFASDTDVGPLIHMTAVSRVDKLVSQAREQGARIVTGGKSLADELGGSFYAPTLIDGADPSLDVSCSEIFGPVCSVYRAESEADIIKLANDTPYGLAAYIYTNDVGRVHRLSEGIEYGMIGINAPMVGAASTPFGGVKESGIGREGGKWGVEEFTELKYVLLGGVEG from the coding sequence ATGAGTGTGACGGATCGTCTTGATGACAAGAGCCTGTTTCGGACGGACAGCTTCATTGATGGCCAGTGGGTCAGCGGTGAGGGCGGTGTTGAGGTTCTGAACCCGGCCAATAACGCGGTCATCGCAACCGTCGGCGATGTCGGTGAAGCAGGCGCCCGCAAGGCTGTCGCTGCAGCGACCCGGGCCTTCGAAAGCTGGAAGAAGGTCTCGCCTTTCGAGCGCGCCCGCCTGCTGATGAACTGGTACAAGCTGATCCACGAGAACGCGAAGGATCTGGCGACCCTGATCACGCTCGAAATGGGCAAGGTGAACAAGGAAGCCCAGGGTGAGGTCATCTACGGCGCCTCCTTCATCGAATGGTCGGCGGAAGAGGGCAAGCGGGTCCATGGCGAAACCCTGTCGACGCCCTTCCCGGGTTCGCGCGGCTGGACCATCCGTCAGCCGATCGGTGTCGTCGGCTGCATCACGCCGTGGAATTTCCCCAATGCGATGATTACTCGCAAGTGTGCACCGGCCTTGGCGGCGGGCTGCACCATGGTCATCAAGCCGGCCCCGGAGACCCCGCTCTCTGCCCTGGCCCTGGCCGAGTTGGCGAGACGCGCCGGCATCCCGGACGGCGTCTTCAATGTGGTGTGCGGTGACGCGCCGGCCATCGGTGGCGTTCTGACCAGTTCCAGTGATGTCCGCATGGTCGGGTTCACCGGGTCGACTGCGGTCGGCAAGCTGCTGATGAAGCAGGCGGCCTCGACCGTGAAGCGCGTGGCCCTCGAGCTCGGCGGCAATGCCCCCTTCATCGTCATGGATGATGCCGATATCGAGAAGGCGGCTGACGGTGTGATCGCGTCGAAATTCCGCGTCTCCGGCCAGACTTGCGTCTCCGCCAACCGGATCATCGCCCAGCCGGCCATTGCCGACAAGCTGGTCGCGGCGCTGGAGGCCCGGATCTCCAAACTCAAGGCCGGGGATGGTTTCGCCAGCGATACCGATGTCGGTCCGCTGATTCACATGACGGCGGTGAGCCGCGTTGACAAGCTGGTCAGCCAGGCACGTGAACAGGGCGCGCGGATCGTCACCGGCGGCAAGTCGCTGGCCGACGAGCTGGGTGGCTCCTTCTATGCGCCGACCCTGATCGATGGCGCCGACCCGTCGCTGGACGTCTCCTGTTCCGAGATCTTCGGGCCGGTGTGTTCGGTCTATCGCGCCGAAAGCGAGGCCGACATCATCAAGCTGGCCAATGACACGCCCTATGGTCTCGCGGCCTATATCTACACCAATGATGTCGGGCGGGTTCACCGCCTGAGCGAGGGTATCGAGTACGGCATGATCGGCATCAATGCGCCGATGGTCGGTGCGGCCTCGACACCGTTCGGCGGCGTCAAGGAAAGCGGCATTGGTCGCGAAGGCGGCAAGTGGGGCGTCGAGGAGTTCACCGAGCTCAAATACGTGCTGCTGGGTGGCGTCGAGGGATGA
- the glmU gene encoding bifunctional UDP-N-acetylglucosamine diphosphorylase/glucosamine-1-phosphate N-acetyltransferase GlmU encodes MSRSRAAIILAAGQGTRMKSKTVKVLHKVAGRPMLDWAVALAGDCAASDIVTVYGAHSPAVKDAAEALGTKTALQDPPKGTGHAVLAARAALADLSGDAIVLYADTPLISSETVARVFAALEGGASVAVLGFEPADPAAYGRLITNADGDLDRIVEFKDANDAERAVGLVNSGVLAAPAALLFELLGEVRNDNANGEYYLTDVVGLARDRGLRAAVVIADADEVLGVNSRADLAAAEAAFQTRMRTRMMAGGVTLVAPETVFFAHDTQIERDVVIEPNVVFGPGVVIEEDVVVHAHCHIEGAVLKRGASVGPFARLRPGAELGERSKVGNFVEIKKSQLAEGAKVSHLTYIGDASIGANANIGAGTITCNYDGFDKHRTVIGENAFIGSNTCLVAPVTVGAGAFTATGTIVTEDVPADALALARTTQTHKPGWAARFTAAKTARKARKDSQT; translated from the coding sequence ATGTCCCGATCCCGCGCCGCCATCATCCTCGCTGCCGGTCAAGGCACGCGAATGAAGTCGAAAACGGTCAAGGTCCTGCACAAGGTCGCAGGGCGCCCCATGCTGGACTGGGCCGTCGCCCTGGCCGGTGATTGCGCGGCCTCGGATATTGTCACGGTCTACGGCGCACACTCGCCGGCGGTGAAGGATGCCGCCGAGGCGCTGGGGACGAAGACGGCCCTGCAGGATCCGCCCAAGGGGACGGGGCACGCGGTTCTTGCCGCCCGGGCGGCGCTGGCAGACCTCTCCGGCGATGCCATCGTCCTTTATGCCGACACACCCCTCATTTCGTCAGAGACCGTGGCCCGTGTCTTCGCGGCATTGGAGGGTGGCGCATCGGTTGCCGTCCTGGGTTTCGAACCGGCGGATCCGGCGGCCTATGGCCGGTTGATTACCAATGCCGATGGCGATCTCGACCGGATTGTGGAGTTCAAGGATGCCAATGATGCCGAGCGCGCGGTCGGCCTTGTGAATTCCGGCGTGCTTGCGGCGCCGGCGGCGCTCCTGTTCGAACTTCTGGGCGAGGTCCGCAATGATAATGCAAATGGCGAATATTATCTGACCGATGTCGTCGGTCTCGCCCGCGACCGGGGCCTTCGGGCCGCCGTTGTCATCGCCGATGCCGACGAGGTTCTGGGGGTCAATTCCCGCGCCGATCTGGCGGCTGCCGAGGCTGCCTTCCAGACCCGTATGCGGACCCGGATGATGGCTGGCGGCGTGACGCTGGTGGCCCCGGAGACCGTTTTCTTCGCCCATGACACGCAGATCGAGCGCGATGTGGTGATCGAGCCCAATGTGGTGTTTGGTCCCGGCGTGGTGATCGAGGAAGATGTGGTGGTTCATGCCCACTGCCATATCGAGGGCGCGGTCTTGAAGCGCGGCGCCAGTGTCGGCCCGTTCGCGCGCCTTCGGCCCGGTGCCGAGCTCGGCGAACGCTCGAAGGTGGGTAATTTCGTCGAAATCAAGAAATCGCAGCTCGCAGAGGGCGCAAAAGTCTCCCACCTTACCTATATCGGCGATGCATCCATTGGCGCGAACGCGAATATCGGGGCCGGTACCATCACCTGCAATTACGACGGATTTGACAAGCATCGCACGGTGATCGGCGAGAATGCCTTCATCGGCTCGAACACATGTCTTGTCGCGCCGGTCACGGTCGGTGCCGGTGCCTTCACGGCGACCGGGACCATCGTGACCGAGGATGTGCCCGCTGACGCGCTTGCGCTCGCGCGGACAACGCAAACCCACAAGCCGGGCTGGGCGGCCCGTTTCACGGCTGCCAAGACTGCCCGCAAGGCCAGGAAGGACAGCCAGACATGA
- a CDS encoding class II 3-deoxy-7-phosphoheptulonate synthase produces the protein MTWSPQSWRDKPVSQMPTYKDAAKLDAVLNELSARPALVFAGEARRLHRQLGDVSAGKAFLLQGGDCAESFKDFSTEGVRDTFRVLLQMAVVMTFAASKPIVKVGRIAGQFAKPRSSDTETIDGVTLPSYRGDSVNGPEFTAEAREPDPQRLIRSYDQSASTLNLLRAFASGGYADLHNVHQWTQDFVSGSPAAERYAETATRISEALAFMKACGIGRDSAPSLEAVDFFTSHEALHLPFEEALTRRDPNTGQWYATSAHMIWTGERTRQLDGAHVEYARGISNPVGVKCGPTMQPDELLSLIDALNPENEAGRLVLIVRMGADNVVKNLPALASAVTKAGRNVVWSSDPMHGNTVKTGNGYKTRNFDRILSELEGFMDVLYAEGAYPGGVHFEMTGHDVTECTGGAKPVTEADLADRYHTQCDPRLNADQALDMAFRIAESLKRIRKNSSAANAA, from the coding sequence ATGACCTGGTCCCCCCAATCCTGGCGCGATAAACCCGTCAGCCAGATGCCGACCTACAAGGACGCCGCCAAACTGGATGCGGTGCTCAACGAGCTTTCGGCACGGCCGGCGCTGGTATTTGCCGGCGAAGCCCGCCGTCTGCATCGCCAGCTGGGTGATGTATCGGCCGGCAAGGCCTTCCTGCTTCAGGGCGGCGATTGCGCAGAGAGCTTCAAGGACTTCTCCACAGAGGGCGTGCGCGACACCTTCCGGGTTCTGCTGCAGATGGCCGTCGTGATGACCTTTGCCGCCTCCAAGCCGATCGTGAAGGTCGGCCGGATCGCCGGACAGTTTGCCAAGCCGCGCTCGTCGGACACCGAGACGATTGATGGGGTGACCTTGCCCAGCTATCGCGGCGACAGCGTGAACGGTCCCGAATTCACGGCGGAGGCCCGCGAGCCGGACCCGCAGCGCCTGATCCGCTCCTATGACCAGTCGGCCTCGACGCTGAACCTGTTGCGGGCTTTCGCCTCGGGCGGCTATGCCGACCTGCACAACGTCCACCAGTGGACCCAGGACTTCGTCAGCGGCAGCCCGGCGGCCGAGCGCTACGCCGAGACCGCGACGCGCATCTCCGAGGCCCTGGCCTTCATGAAGGCATGCGGCATCGGCCGTGACAGCGCACCGTCGCTGGAAGCTGTCGACTTCTTCACCAGTCACGAAGCCCTGCACCTGCCGTTCGAGGAAGCGCTGACCCGCCGTGACCCCAATACCGGTCAGTGGTACGCGACCTCGGCCCACATGATCTGGACCGGCGAGCGCACGCGTCAGCTGGACGGCGCCCATGTCGAGTATGCGCGGGGCATCTCCAACCCGGTCGGGGTCAAATGCGGTCCGACCATGCAGCCGGATGAGCTCCTGTCATTGATCGACGCGCTCAATCCCGAGAACGAGGCGGGCCGTCTTGTCCTGATCGTGCGGATGGGGGCGGACAATGTCGTGAAGAACCTGCCGGCGCTCGCCAGTGCGGTGACCAAGGCTGGCCGCAACGTGGTCTGGTCGTCAGATCCGATGCACGGCAATACGGTCAAGACCGGCAATGGTTACAAGACCCGTAACTTCGATCGCATCCTGTCCGAGCTCGAGGGCTTCATGGATGTGCTCTACGCCGAGGGGGCCTATCCCGGCGGGGTTCATTTCGAGATGACGGGCCATGATGTCACCGAATGTACCGGTGGCGCCAAGCCGGTCACCGAAGCTGACCTGGCCGACCGCTATCACACCCAGTGCGACCCGCGTCTCAATGCCGACCAGGCGCTCGACATGGCTTTCCGCATCGCCGAGTCGCTCAAGCGTATCCGCAAAAACAGTTCGGCCGCCAACGCCGCCTGA
- a CDS encoding extracellular solute-binding protein codes for MKSVKFLVLAASATLAACSQPVTDESSDAARVVNVYSARHYASDDAIYAAFTEQTGIAVNVVAAGGDQLIERVRADGERSPADVIITVDAARLHRAEQAGLFAETDFSDLTSTVPANLIDPQGYWVSMAKRARVIAYSNTRVQPGEIETYEDLADPRWRGRICVRESGNAYNQSLLASIVARSGEEAAQAWAQGIVDNMARAPQGGDITQIQGIAAGECDVAIVNHYYYALMVNSDEPARQAAAAAVTLFFPNQETSGAHINVSGAGIAANAPHPDEARALIDFFFTDEAQRMFAELSNEIPVNADASWDNPTLDAMLPFVEDSRNVSELGDHNETAQRIFDRVGWQ; via the coding sequence ATGAAATCCGTGAAATTCCTCGTACTCGCCGCCAGCGCGACGCTGGCTGCCTGTTCGCAACCGGTGACCGATGAGAGCAGCGATGCTGCGCGCGTCGTGAATGTCTACAGTGCGCGCCACTATGCCAGTGATGACGCCATCTACGCCGCCTTCACGGAACAGACCGGCATCGCCGTCAATGTGGTCGCTGCCGGTGGCGACCAGCTGATCGAACGCGTCCGCGCCGATGGCGAGCGCAGCCCCGCCGATGTCATCATCACGGTCGACGCCGCCCGCCTGCACCGCGCCGAACAGGCCGGGCTGTTTGCCGAGACCGATTTCAGCGACCTGACCAGCACCGTGCCGGCCAATCTCATCGACCCTCAGGGCTATTGGGTATCGATGGCAAAACGGGCCCGCGTGATCGCCTACTCGAATACCCGCGTTCAGCCCGGCGAGATCGAGACCTATGAAGACCTTGCCGACCCTCGCTGGCGCGGCCGTATCTGCGTGCGCGAGAGCGGCAATGCCTACAACCAGTCCCTGCTCGCCTCGATCGTCGCCCGCTCGGGCGAAGAGGCGGCCCAGGCCTGGGCCCAGGGCATTGTCGACAACATGGCACGCGCCCCGCAGGGCGGCGACATCACCCAGATCCAGGGCATCGCCGCCGGCGAATGCGACGTCGCCATCGTCAACCATTATTACTATGCGCTGATGGTCAATTCCGACGAGCCGGCGCGCCAGGCCGCTGCCGCTGCCGTGACCCTCTTCTTCCCGAACCAGGAAACGTCAGGCGCCCATATCAACGTGTCCGGGGCCGGCATCGCCGCCAATGCTCCGCACCCGGACGAGGCCCGCGCGCTGATCGACTTCTTCTTCACCGACGAGGCCCAGCGGATGTTCGCCGAGCTGAGCAACGAGATTCCGGTGAATGCCGACGCCTCATGGGACAATCCGACGCTCGACGCCATGCTGCCTTTCGTCGAGGACAGCCGGAATGTCTCCGAGCTCGGCGACCATAACGAGACCGCCCAGCGCATCTTCGACCGGGTCGGCTGGCAATAG
- the rpiA gene encoding ribose-5-phosphate isomerase RpiA, with protein MSAERQKTLAAAAALDYVESGMTLGLGSGSTAEIFLRLLGEKVRDGLEVRGVPTSQRTAEVAAEHGVPLIDVDHVDHIAITIDGADEVDGRFQLIKGGGACLLREKIIAHASDLMIVMVDETKLVSTLGKFPLPVEVDRFGFSLTASQVYEALRKAGVASPDVQLRRKGDGLEPLITDGGHYILDCACQAIPDARAVDQVLKAIPGVVEHGLFINLARVVIVGEDGEARVMEL; from the coding sequence ATGAGCGCCGAGCGCCAGAAGACACTCGCAGCGGCAGCCGCGCTCGACTATGTCGAGAGCGGAATGACGCTCGGGCTGGGGTCTGGGTCCACGGCCGAGATCTTTTTGCGCCTGTTGGGCGAAAAGGTCCGCGACGGCCTCGAGGTGCGTGGCGTGCCGACCTCGCAGCGCACCGCCGAGGTCGCGGCCGAGCATGGCGTGCCGCTGATCGATGTTGATCATGTCGACCATATCGCCATCACGATCGACGGCGCCGATGAGGTCGATGGTCGCTTCCAGCTGATCAAGGGCGGCGGGGCCTGCCTGCTGCGCGAAAAGATCATCGCGCACGCCTCCGACCTGATGATTGTGATGGTCGACGAGACCAAGCTGGTCTCGACGCTTGGCAAGTTTCCCCTGCCGGTGGAAGTGGACCGCTTCGGCTTTTCACTGACCGCCAGCCAGGTCTATGAGGCCCTGCGCAAGGCCGGTGTGGCGTCACCGGATGTCCAGCTTCGCCGCAAGGGTGACGGGCTCGAGCCTTTGATCACCGATGGCGGGCACTACATTCTCGATTGCGCCTGCCAGGCCATCCCGGATGCCCGGGCGGTCGACCAGGTCCTGAAAGCGATTCCGGGCGTGGTCGAACACGGCCTGTTCATCAATCTCGCCCGTGTGGTCATCGTTGGTGAAGACGGTGAAGCCCGGGTGATGGAGCTTTAG
- the gor gene encoding glutathione-disulfide reductase — MTQYDYDLFVIGAGSGGVRAARMAKQHGAGKVAVAEEYRVGGTCVIRGCVPKKLLVYASEFAKAFKLAESYGWSVGETAFSWEKLIAAKDAEIDRLSGIYSRNLNNSGVEVIEDRAVFEDAHTIRLVKSGTTVTADKILIAVGGTPYIPEIEGAELGITSNEAFHLEAQPKHVVIAGGGYIACEFAQIFAGMGSEVCQVYRGDTVLRGFDDDVRSHVHEELVRSGARVITHTVFSKIEALENGRKRVHLDNGHHIDTDVVMYAIGRNPHVVDLGVDKAGVALDPSGAVKVDAFSKTSAANIYAVGDVTNRVNLTPVAIREGAAFAATVFGGTPTAYDHEDIASAVFTQPPVGSVGLSEADARKKYAQVDVYKTSFRPMKLSLTSDASRMLMKLVVDGETERVLGVHIVGPDAPEMIQLAGIAVKAGLTKDQYDAACAVHPTSAEELVTMKEKWTPPELKAAE, encoded by the coding sequence ATGACCCAGTACGACTACGACCTCTTCGTCATCGGCGCCGGTTCCGGCGGTGTCCGCGCGGCCCGGATGGCCAAACAGCATGGCGCCGGCAAGGTGGCTGTTGCCGAGGAGTATCGGGTTGGCGGGACCTGCGTCATTCGCGGCTGCGTGCCCAAGAAGCTGCTGGTCTATGCGAGCGAGTTCGCCAAGGCCTTCAAGCTGGCCGAGAGCTATGGCTGGAGCGTCGGCGAGACCGCGTTCAGCTGGGAAAAGCTGATTGCCGCCAAGGATGCCGAGATTGATCGCCTGTCCGGCATCTACAGTCGCAATCTCAACAATTCCGGAGTCGAGGTGATCGAGGACCGGGCCGTGTTCGAGGACGCGCACACCATTCGCCTCGTGAAGTCCGGCACGACGGTGACCGCCGACAAGATCCTGATCGCGGTCGGTGGCACGCCCTACATTCCCGAGATCGAGGGGGCCGAGCTGGGCATCACCTCCAATGAGGCCTTCCATCTCGAGGCCCAGCCGAAGCATGTCGTGATTGCCGGCGGGGGCTATATCGCCTGCGAGTTCGCGCAGATCTTCGCCGGTATGGGCTCCGAGGTCTGCCAGGTCTATCGCGGCGACACGGTCCTGCGCGGCTTTGACGATGATGTGCGCAGTCATGTCCATGAAGAGCTGGTGCGCTCGGGCGCGCGGGTGATCACGCACACGGTATTCTCCAAGATCGAGGCGCTGGAGAATGGCCGCAAGCGGGTCCATCTCGACAATGGCCATCATATCGATACCGACGTCGTGATGTATGCGATCGGTCGCAATCCGCACGTGGTCGATCTGGGTGTCGACAAGGCCGGCGTGGCACTGGACCCGAGTGGGGCGGTCAAGGTCGATGCCTTCTCGAAGACCTCGGCTGCGAACATTTACGCCGTCGGCGATGTCACCAACCGGGTCAATCTGACACCGGTGGCGATCCGCGAGGGGGCGGCCTTTGCCGCGACCGTGTTTGGTGGGACGCCGACCGCCTATGACCACGAAGACATTGCGTCAGCCGTCTTTACACAGCCGCCTGTTGGCTCTGTTGGTCTCTCCGAGGCCGATGCGCGCAAAAAATATGCACAGGTTGATGTTTACAAGACCTCGTTCCGGCCTATGAAACTATCCCTCACATCGGACGCGTCCCGTATGCTGATGAAACTCGTCGTCGACGGGGAGACAGAGCGGGTACTGGGCGTCCATATTGTCGGGCCGGATGCGCCTGAAATGATCCAGCTGGCCGGGATCGCCGTGAAGGCGGGCCTGACCAAGGATCAGTATGATGCGGCCTGTGCCGTGCATCCGACCAGTGCGGAAGAGTTGGTGACCATGAAGGAAAAGTGGACACCACCGGAGTTGAAAGCAGCCGAGTAA